The window AAAAGTTCCGGCTTCAATTCTATCAGGAATCATCTGCATCTCAACCGGGAAAAGATGTTGCACACCTTCAATTTCCAAAGTTGTGGTTCCTTTACCTTTAATTTTGGCGCCCATTTTGTTCAATAAATCTATCGTTGAATCTACTTCCGGTTCCATCGCGGCATTTTGCAAACGCGTTTTACCCTCAGCTAAAACTGCAGCCATCAGAGCATTGATAGTAGCTCCCACACTGGATTTCGTAAAGTAGAGATCAACTCCTTTCAAACCGTTGGTTTGGGCATTTATATATCCATGTTCAACGGAGATATAGGCTCCCAAAGATTCCATCGCTTTCAAATGTAGTTCTATGGGTCTGGTCCCAATTGCGAATCCACCTGGTAAAGATACTTTTGATTCTTTTAAGCGGGCTAAGATAGGACCCAAAACATAAATGGAAGCGCGCATTTTACTAACCAATTCGTAAGGAGCTTCGGAAAAACAAACATCTCTTGAATCTATGCTCATTGTGCCATTTTCATAATCTACTCTGGCTCCCAGAACGCGTAATAAATGTGACATCGTTCTAAGGTCTATCAAATCGGGAACATTAAGTAATACTGATTTTCCTGTAGTAAGTAGGCAAGCAGCCATTGCAGGTAGAATGGCATTTTTAGCTCCGCTTACATATATTGTTCCAGTTAGGTTACGGTTTCCTTCAATAATGAATCGTTCCATTGTTTATCCTTTTTTTATCTGTAGAGAAACAAGTATCTGTCTCTTTCGTTCCAGTCCTTATAGGGGTCGATTTTTGTCCAGCCCTCTTTTTCAGCTGTTGCCATAATAGTTTCTTTTTGGGTTTCACCATATTCCAGAGCAAGAAAACCGCCAGTTGCAAGGTAGGCAGAACTTAACGATAGCAGTTTTCTATAAAACGCAAGACCGTCTTCTCCACCGTCCAAAGCTATGGTTGGCTCATAATCTCTGATTTTCGTTTCCAGTGAGGATAATTCATTAGACCTGATATAAGGTGGGTTGGATATAATGACATCATAAGTTTCACCATCTACGGGAAAACAATCAGCGAGGGAAAAATGGATGTCGGCAGAGTATTTTTGAGCGTTTTCTTTAGCAATATTTAGCGCAGAACTACTGATCTCGGTTGCGAAGACATTTAGAGAAGGCAAATTATATTTTAAGGCAATTGCTATTGCTCCACTGCCTGTTCCGATATCCAAAATTTTCTCCTTTCCCTTTAAGTGGTTCAAAGTTATTTCCACTAAATGTTCCGTTTCGGGGCGCGGAATCAAAGTAGCGGGATTAACTTTCAATTCCAAACCGTAAAAATAAGCTACATTTGTTATGTATTGAGGCGGCTCACCTTTTTCCAGACGGGAAATAGCTTCCGCGATGGTTTTTCTTTCCAATTCTGTTAGAATCCGCTTTCGCGAGAGAAAAATTTCATTTCTGCTCAAGTTCAGATAGTGTGAAATCACATACCAAAAATCTGATTCTGGAATACCTTCTGCCAGAGCTTTTTTCTGGACTTCGGAGATAAGCTCAGCTAAAATCATATCTGAGTGTTATTCAGCAACTTTTTACTTATTGAAACCTTCCTGCCTTGTTTGTCAAATTCCAATTTGTCGGAGAGATGATATAGCATAGAAATCCCTCTCCCGCTTTCTTCCAAATTCAGTTTTGGTTCTTCTGTAACTTTTTTTAACCACTTCTCATAATCAAAACCGGGTCCATCATCTTCCACGCTTATTTTAATCGTATTGCTTTTATGGCAAATAAAGAACTGGAAGCGTAACCGTTTAGCGGCAATTTCAGGTTGTTTAAGCCGTCCATTTATAATGGAATACAGTTCGTTATGATCAAGCATTCGTTCTTCCACGCTTAATCCAAGTGTGCCATGAATATAGGCATTATAAACCATCTCATCTACACAGATGAGAATTTCGTTCAGCAAATTGTGTGAAATATTGAAGTTTTGTTGCAGGAAATTATTGAACAACTCAGATACGGCAAATTTGGAAAAATTGCGAGGATCAAGCACAAAATTAAATTCTGCTTTTTCCAGGTTATTATAAAATTCACTAAAGTCCTTGCGTTTCATTTGGCGTTTATGAATTGCCTGAACAGAACGAAGTAACTGTTTGGTTTCTATTGGTTTGCGTATATAATCAGAAACACCCAGTCGGATGGCTTCACTAAAGTATCTATGGTCCAAAACATTGCTCGTTAAAATTACATCTAAATCTGGATCATAATCGTTACGCACTTTGGCAAGAAAATCCAAACCGTTTATTTCGGGCATTTCTATCCCACAGATAACCAAATTATACTCTGCGGATTCAATTTTATGTAATGCCTCTGTTCCGCTAAAAGCTATGTCAGCTATAAAACCATTAGTGTTCAATGATTTTGCCAAATCATCAACTACAGACCTGCTATCATCCACTACCAGAATGCGAAATTGTTCCATATTAGCCCAAATTAACCGTAAATAATTGATTCAATTTTAACATTGAGAACAGTTCATATACACTATTTGAACTGCGAACTACTTCAATTTCTCCTCCTTTGGTAATGAAATCTTTGTAAAACAACAAAATTTTCCCTATTCCTGTAGAACTAATATTCCTGCAGTCAAGTAAATCAAGCTCCAGAAGAGTTGCCTCGGACTTTAGAACTTCATTTAATTTCTCCTGAAGCAGATAGGCATTTTCACTGTTCAAGATGCCTTCAATCTTCATTTTAGCCACTTTGCCATCAATGGAAAGATCAATATTCATCTTTGTTACCTCCTCTCTTTTTTTTATTATTTTAAATTCATCTAAAATGTCAAGCATTTATTCCACATAACCGCGAATTCTTTTTAACACTGCATTTTGAACCTGCACCGGGCAAATCTCGTATTTTTTAAACTCCAGAGTGTATATGGCTCTTCCTTGGCTTAAGGAACGAATCCGGGTAGCATAGCCAAAAAGTTCTGAAAGAGGAACATCTGCCACAATTTCTTGTTGATATTCATTATGCCGACGCATAACTTCTATTTTTCCGCGCTTGGCGTTAATATCGTTCAAAATATCACCGGCAAATTCATCCGGAGACAAAACCGTCATCAGCATTATAGGTTCCATCAATACAGGGGAGGCATCTCTAAGACCTTTTCCGATAGCTATTCCAGTGGCAATTCTAAAAGCCGTTTCATTGGAATCCACCGGATTGTAGTTTCCTCCGATAAGTTCTATGTTTACTTTTTCCACATTGCCACTAATTAGAGGACCATCATTTAGAGCACTAAAAACTGCCTCTTCAATCGGTTTCCAATATTCAGGGGGAATTTGTTCCTCGGTTACTTTATTGATGAATGTATTTTTTGCATCCTCGGAGGGGTCTTTTATTATAAGGGGACTTAAGCGAAATTCTACTGCCGCATAATTTCCTTTGCCATTCATTTCGCGTTGGAAGACCTCAGCACTTTCGACTTCTTTAGTTATGGTTTCTTTATAAGAGACCTGCGGATTGCCCTGGTTAACGGCAATGCCAAATTCCCGCTTTAATCGATCCACAATAATTTCCAGGTGCAATTCTCCCATTCCTGAAATGAGAGTTTGCCCTGTGTCTTTATCTATATGAACCTGAAAAGTTGGGTCTTCTTCTTCCAAACGCTTGAGGGCAATATCCAGATTTTCTTGATCTGCTTTTGTTTTTGGCTCTATCGCCATAGCGATAACTGTATCCGGAAAGTGCATTTTGGAGAGCAAAACATTTTGCGTTTCATCGGTTATTGTATCTCCCGTAATTAAAAAACGAGAACCGACAAGGGCACCTATATCGCCTGCCTGAAGGCAATCCAAATCATTTTTACGATTGCTCATCATCTGTAAAATGCGGGCAGCTCTTTCTTTTTTACCGTTACTTTGGTTTATGAATGAGGAGCCCTTTTTTAGCGTTCCAGAATATACCCGAATGTAAACTAAACGGCCTACATACTTATCTATTTGAACTTTGAAAGCCATCGCTACAAGATTACCTTCCGGATCGGGAGCAATATCTACGGTTTGATGTGTTACAGGATCAAAACCTTGAGTTGCACCAATATCCAATGGCGAGGGCAAAAAATCGCAAATTCCATCTAAAAGAAGTTGTATTCCTTTATTTTTCAGTGAACTACCACAAAAAACAGGAATTAACTTACATTGTATCGTTCCTTTCCGAATGGCATCTTTCAGCAAATCCAAAGGGATATCATCCCCTTCCAGCACTTTTTCCAAAAGCTCTTCACTAAATTCACTAACCTTATACAGAAGTTCTTCGCGCATCGCTAAAGCGGATTCCAGATATTTTTCCGGGATGGGAGAGTGCTTCACTTCAAAACCACAAGTTAAAGGATCAAAATAATATGCCTGCATTGTTAGCAGGTCTATCACACCTTCAAAATTATCTTCTCTGCCGATCGGAATATTTACTGGATATGCATTAGGGGTAAGACGCTCTCGAATCATTGACACACAATGATAATAATCTGCCCCAATCCTATCCATTTTATTTACATAAGCCAAACGCGGAATATGATATCGATTTGCTTGATGCCAAACAGTTTCTGATTGTGGTTCCACACCCCCAACGCCACAAAAAACACCAATTGCTCCATCTAAAACTCTTAGCGAGCGTTCTACTTCCGCAGTGAAATCTACATGGCCGGGAGTATCGATAATATTTATTTGGCGATCATTCCAATAACAAGTTACCGTTGCCGAAGTAATAGTAATTCCTCTTTCGCGTTCTTGTTCCATCCAATCCGTAAATGTATTTCCATCATGCACTTCACCCATTTTATGCAAGTAACCAGAATAAAACAATATCCGTTCCGTGGTGGTCGTTTTACCAGCATCGATATGTGCCATTATACCTATATTTCGTATTTTAGAAAGCGGACTATCCGCATCGCTATTCATAAACAAGTCCTTTTAACAATTTGGAAACCAACAAATAAGAGGTTACTCTATTTGTCTATGAAAAAAGTGATAAATGCCTTATTTGGTTTTTCTTAATTTATAAATCGGTAACCAATGGTTGGATTGTTTCCTTTATCACTTTCCTTGCCCAATTTGGGCATATTATTAAACATCCAACCCTTTGTAACATAGAAGCTTATTGAACGACTCTCTTATGCTGCCGTAACACATCTCTTACATTGCAGTAATTTCGTTACG of the Candidatus Cloacimonas sp. genome contains:
- a CDS encoding response regulator translates to MEQFRILVVDDSRSVVDDLAKSLNTNGFIADIAFSGTEALHKIESAEYNLVICGIEMPEINGLDFLAKVRNDYDPDLDVILTSNVLDHRYFSEAIRLGVSDYIRKPIETKQLLRSVQAIHKRQMKRKDFSEFYNNLEKAEFNFVLDPRNFSKFAVSELFNNFLQQNFNISHNLLNEILICVDEMVYNAYIHGTLGLSVEERMLDHNELYSIINGRLKQPEIAAKRLRFQFFICHKSNTIKISVEDDGPGFDYEKWLKKVTEEPKLNLEESGRGISMLYHLSDKLEFDKQGRKVSISKKLLNNTQI
- the prmC gene encoding peptide chain release factor N(5)-glutamine methyltransferase gives rise to the protein MILAELISEVQKKALAEGIPESDFWYVISHYLNLSRNEIFLSRKRILTELERKTIAEAISRLEKGEPPQYITNVAYFYGLELKVNPATLIPRPETEHLVEITLNHLKGKEKILDIGTGSGAIAIALKYNLPSLNVFATEISSSALNIAKENAQKYSADIHFSLADCFPVDGETYDVIISNPPYIRSNELSSLETKIRDYEPTIALDGGEDGLAFYRKLLSLSSAYLATGGFLALEYGETQKETIMATAEKEGWTKIDPYKDWNERDRYLFLYR
- a CDS encoding STAS domain-containing protein, which encodes MNIDLSIDGKVAKMKIEGILNSENAYLLQEKLNEVLKSEATLLELDLLDCRNISSTGIGKILLFYKDFITKGGEIEVVRSSNSVYELFSMLKLNQLFTVNLG
- the fusA gene encoding elongation factor G, whose translation is MNSDADSPLSKIRNIGIMAHIDAGKTTTTERILFYSGYLHKMGEVHDGNTFTDWMEQERERGITITSATVTCYWNDRQINIIDTPGHVDFTAEVERSLRVLDGAIGVFCGVGGVEPQSETVWHQANRYHIPRLAYVNKMDRIGADYYHCVSMIRERLTPNAYPVNIPIGREDNFEGVIDLLTMQAYYFDPLTCGFEVKHSPIPEKYLESALAMREELLYKVSEFSEELLEKVLEGDDIPLDLLKDAIRKGTIQCKLIPVFCGSSLKNKGIQLLLDGICDFLPSPLDIGATQGFDPVTHQTVDIAPDPEGNLVAMAFKVQIDKYVGRLVYIRVYSGTLKKGSSFINQSNGKKERAARILQMMSNRKNDLDCLQAGDIGALVGSRFLITGDTITDETQNVLLSKMHFPDTVIAMAIEPKTKADQENLDIALKRLEEEDPTFQVHIDKDTGQTLISGMGELHLEIIVDRLKREFGIAVNQGNPQVSYKETITKEVESAEVFQREMNGKGNYAAVEFRLSPLIIKDPSEDAKNTFINKVTEEQIPPEYWKPIEEAVFSALNDGPLISGNVEKVNIELIGGNYNPVDSNETAFRIATGIAIGKGLRDASPVLMEPIMLMTVLSPDEFAGDILNDINAKRGKIEVMRRHNEYQQEIVADVPLSELFGYATRIRSLSQGRAIYTLEFKKYEICPVQVQNAVLKRIRGYVE
- the murA gene encoding UDP-N-acetylglucosamine 1-carboxyvinyltransferase, whose protein sequence is MERFIIEGNRNLTGTIYVSGAKNAILPAMAACLLTTGKSVLLNVPDLIDLRTMSHLLRVLGARVDYENGTMSIDSRDVCFSEAPYELVSKMRASIYVLGPILARLKESKVSLPGGFAIGTRPIELHLKAMESLGAYISVEHGYINAQTNGLKGVDLYFTKSSVGATINALMAAVLAEGKTRLQNAAMEPEVDSTIDLLNKMGAKIKGKGTTTLEIEGVQHLFPVEMQMIPDRIEAGTFLIAGALSKSPITVANCEPAHLNAVLEKLTETGCELEIEDNAITVIPPDSIKPVNLMTLPYPGFPTDLQAQFTVLMSLAEGVSFVEDTIFPERYMHIAELNRLQANIKMERNIAAVCGVKELSGAEVMATDLRASAALVLAGTVAKGTTIVSRIYHIDRGYDRIEKKLNSIGAKITREVV